The following coding sequences are from one Nicotiana tabacum cultivar K326 chromosome 1, ASM71507v2, whole genome shotgun sequence window:
- the LOC142164653 gene encoding uncharacterized protein LOC142164653 — translation MPYHPVGNGQAESTNNVIINNLKKRLEESKGNWLEVLPGVLWAYRTTAKTSTGETLFSLVYGAEAIIPVKIGEPSTRYTQENEESNEEEMRLNLDLLEERREAALIRMAVQKQVMERYYNRKACLRYFKIGDFVLKKVFQSTTAAN, via the coding sequence ATGCCTtaccatccggtgggtaatggacaagctgaatcaacgAATAatgtcattatcaacaacttgaagaaaaggttggAGGAATCTAAAGGCAATTGGCTAGAGGTGTTACCTGGAGTCTTGTGGGCTTATCGAACAACCGCAAAAACAAGTACGGGGGAAACACTGTTCTCACTTGTATACGGAGCTGAAGCCATAATTCCAGTCAAGATAGGGGAACCAAGCACGAGATATACACAAGAAAATGAGGAGTCAAATGAAGAAGAAATGCGATTAAACCTGGATTTACTTGAAGAGAGGAGGGAAGCTGCGTTAATAAGGATGGCAGTGCAAAAACAAGTCATGGAACGATACTATAACCGGAAAGCTTGTctcagatacttcaagattggggacttcgtacTCAAAAAAGTTTTCCAATCAACGACGGCAGCTAATTGA